The Fluviispira sanaruensis sequence ATAACTATGCTTGCTATCTGAATAGAGTTTATTATTATTGATTAAGCTGATTGCTTAGAGGTAGTTAAAAGTGTTTGGATTCAGTGGCGGTGAAATCCTTCTTATAGCATTTATTGCACTCATACTCTTTGGGAATGACAAGTTACCAGAAAATATGAAAAAACTGCTTAAGGGCCTTAACCAAGCAAAAAAAGTTGCGAGTGATGTGCAGCAGTCTTGGCACGAGGTTAAAACCGATGTCCAAAGAAGTATCAATCTGGACCTGGAAAAAGAGGAGCTTTTGGAGCTGACAAAGCCTATTGAATTTGATTATAACGTCAATATAGCTGATATTCCTTATTATGAGAACCCAAAAGATGAGATCGTTTCTCAAGATGAAATTGATGAGTTTCACAATTCAGAGCAGCAAAGCAATGAAAACACAAACCAGCAAGATATTGATATTACTAGTGAAAAATTTAATGATTTGCAACCTTCCTCCGCGCTGGAGTATTTAAAGTCCAATCATTTTGTGGGTCCGAGAATATAATTAATCCGTTTTAAATAATATTTGACTACTTAAGCAGTCACATAAATGACTCATGCTATAATTATTAATCCTCTATTTATTATGGCGATACTTTATCCAGAAGAGCAGGAATTGAGGGGGTTATATTTTGATCCATGAAGTTTGATATATTTGATTTTATATTAATATTATTTTTAATAATGACTGTCTTTATTATTTTTTATTTTATAAAGTCATTTAGGAAAAGCTTCCATAAGAAAAATAAGAAAATCAGATTCGTATTGTTTAATAAAAGAGTGCAGCGGGTTAAAAACTTTGAAAACTTATCGGAGCGAATTTTGTTAGATATCTTAGAAGCGCTGAAAAATGGAGAGAATTCGCATGAGCAAGCAATAGCTCTTCTTCCGCTCCTTTTGGATATTAGAAAAATAGGAGAGCAATTAATTAGACAGCAGAATTTTTTTCATACATTTTTATTTCCGATGTTAGAAAATAGATTAAAGCCTAGATTAGAAAGATTGATTCATGTTGAAAAGTTGCTAAAGTCGCTTCCTAGAAAAGGTTCATCATGTGAAAATTTACAAAATGAGCTTTCATAAACCAAAGGATGTTATTGAATTATGGAAAATATAGAGAACTTATTCAAGCGCACTAAAAGAAAATCAAGTGAAATATGGTATTGCAGAGAGTATTGGAGTGGTGATTCTCGCGATGGACAATACGTTAATGGTGATGGTTACCACTATTTTGAAATGTTAGGCGATGGTTTTGTGCAAAAAGCCTTTGAGTATTATGAAACAGATGATGGGGAAGAAAAAGTGACTCCGACCCCTGAACTCGTTGGAATTAATTGGTTTGAGTTTTTTGGTTTTGAAGATGAAGAACTCCTTGAAGAAGTTCCTGAGCATGAATTTATCTATATCGAACAACTTATTAAAAAATCTTGATCCTCCCTTGCCATCAATCAATTGAGCATTAAATTTCTCCAAACCGAGGCACGAGTGAGTGTTGACGTTGGTAATTTGGAGAGAGAAATGAAATACTACGAAATTCTTGGACTCAATAAATCTGCTAGTTCTGATGATATCAAAAAAGCTTATCGGAAATTAGCTATGCAATATCACCCAGATAGAAATCCAGGAAACAAAGCTTCAGAAGAAAAATTTAAGGAAATGTCTGAAGCTTATGCTGTCTTATCCGACCCTGAAAAAAAACGTCAATACGACATGCTGGGAGACACGCGCTTTTCTCAGCAGCAAAGCTCAGGATTTCAAGAAGATATTTTCAAAAATATGGATTTTGAAAGTATTTTTAAGGATATGGGTTTTTCTGGTTTTGGTGGAATGGGAGGCGGACGCTTCGGAGGGTTTGGGAATAGAACTCAGAATGCTCGAAGTGGGAGGCGTGGGGGTATGCGCGCTGAACCTGAGGATTATTCAAAGTATGATCTTGAACATGACCTAGAAATAGGCTTCATGGATGCTTATAATGGTTCAGAACGGCATGTGAGTTTTACATTAAGTAATGGTGAAAGAATTGATTCAAGAATAAAGATTCCTGCAGGGATTGATTCAGGCAAAAAATTACGAATTCGCAGCCATGGACAAACTGCTCCTGATGGGCATAGAGGAGATCTCTATTTAAAAGTAAAAGTGATGCCTCATCCCGATTTTGTCAGAATCGATAATGACATTGAAGTACCTGTAAGCGTTCCTTTCAGCACACTGTGCTTAGGTGGGCAGATAGAAGTTAAAACTCCTCAAGGTATAAAAAATGTGAAAATTCGTGCGGGAATGCAAAGTGGTATAAAAGTTCGCTTAAAAGGTCTTGGTTTTCCGCTCATGAATACCAGTGAAAATGCGGATCTTTATGCTATTTTAAGTGTCAAAGTTCCAAGCGAAAGCGAAATAAATCAAGATTTAAAAGAAATTCTTGAGCAACTTCAAAAGAATGGATATTAAGTGTAGAACGAAAATGTATATTGTCTGTAAGATTGGTTTTTATAAAATTTAAAACCAATTATGATTTATTTTGAAATACATAAAAAGGAAAATATATGGGAATCAATTACGTTATAAATAAAGGGATAGCTGCTGTCAAAAATGAGCTTATAGAAATTCTTGCAAGAGAAATAAAGAAAGATTATGTTCATACTTCGTGGGATAATAACGATCTTATTATTGAAATTAAAAAGATGGGCTCCAGTAAAATAAATATAGCGTTCAAAGAGATCGGTAACGAAGTAAGAATAAATGAAGTAAAACGCAATATTGCTATGATGCATAAACCATTTACTGCAGAAGTTGAAAAAATGGTTGATGATATTTTAGTCAATAAGCTAGGAGCTAAGAGGGCATAAAAAATTTGAGTTACATTCTTGTTTCTCAAACAAAAGAAAGTTTAATTAAGCACGCTTTAATTCTATTATTTGCAGTGTTAAGCGTATCATGCTCAACAACTTTCTTAGCTTCTGATAAATTAAATCAAAAACAAAAACAAGATTTCAAAATGAATCTTGAAGAATTATTTAAAAATAAAATGATTCAAGAAGATCTTGATATAGCAACTACGACATATCAAGTGCTTTCTGCCTTTGAAGAAATAAAAGATAGTAAATTTGAGTTCGCTAATCGAATTTCAAAAGATTTATTATATACAAAAGGTTTATCAAATTCAATATATAAATTTGCATTTAAAGCTTATTCAATATCATCTATTCTTCTGCTGAATGAAAAAATTTCTAATAAAAATATGAGCAATGATATTGACTTTTTTTCATTTCAAAATAATCAATGCGAAATTCTTTGTGATAGTTATGGCTGGAAATCATTAGCACGTGATGATTCATCTTTGTTTACCCCTGAAGGCTATAAAGAAGAAATTTTATCAGATGACTTCTTTGCTTTTGTTAATAAGCAAAAGCCTGAATGGATTTCGGAGTCGATCTACTTAGATCAACATGTAGCAGCTTATAATAGTTATATTAAAAATCTGATCAAAAATGAAAACAGTTCGGTGAGTGATTTGCATTTAGAGAAATTGGAGGATCAATCAAGCATAGATAAAGAAGAAGTCGATGCACTTTTTTCATTTGTGAATGGTGAATTTACAAAATCTAAAACAATTTTTTTGAGTTTAGCAGAAAAGTCTTCGAATCCACAAGAAAGAGCTATTTATTATTATTGGATTGGGCGTGCGTATACTGCGGAGAAGAAAAACGAGGATGCTAGAAAGTATTTTGTAAAATCTGGAATAGAAAATCCTTTGAGTTTATATGATGCGTTATCAGGGCAAATGATAAAAAACCCTTCTGGGCGTTCCTCAACAAATGAGCTATCTCCTTTCCCAGATTCTTGGGAAAAAGAGATGGAAAAATGGGTTACTTATCCCTCTATTATTTCTAATTCTAATATAATAAAAACTTTAAAAGCAGCAATTATACTGGCTTCAAAAATTAAGATTGAAAAAAATATATTGCGACTCGATGAATACCAGGATTTTATAGTTAAAAACGAAAATATTGAAACTTTACTCTTAAAAGATGAAATCAATTGGTTAACTAAAAATTGGCTGAAAGAATTTAAAAATTGGCCAAAAAATGAAAAGCCAGACATAATTGGAAATAATATAGCATGGCTCTTATTTATTACTGGTCAAAATGTACAGTCAATTATGTTTGTTTCACAAATAAAAGACACTCTCGATCCATTTTCTGACAATAATAATTTTTTATATTTCCTTTTTTATCCAAGATTATATAAAGAAGAAGTATCTTTTGCAATCAAACAATGTCCTGTTGATCCCGATTTGGTATATGCAGTCCTCAGACAAGAGGTTTTTTATAACCAAAATACGGAAAGCAAAGATTCTATTTTGAGAAAGACATGCTCATTAAAAGCAAATCTTGCAAATTATAGAAATGGTATAGTCACTTCTTTATCGGGTTATCATGTTGGTGAAGAATTAACGGATGAGTGGATAAAATATAGAGCTAAAATAAATGATGATGCTATTTTTATGGAAACAATTCCTGATGAGAAAGCTAAAGATTTTATTAAAGAAACCGTAAAAAATTATTATAATATTAAATGGATTTATTTTAAAAAAGATTCCATAAGTGAAACGCTTATGAATTTGTTTTTTGCATTTGAAAGGTAATTTAATGGCTTGGGCATATTTAGTGTTAGCAGGGCTTTTTGAAGTGGTTTGGGCGATTCATTTAAAAGATGTCGATGGCATTTCTGCTACTAAGCCTTTAGTGATTACTTTAATTGGGATGATTATTAGTTTTGGCTTCCTCTCGCTTGCATTAAAAAAATTACCTATTGGCACCGCCTATGCAGTATGGACAGGCATTGGTGCTCTTGGAGTCGCTATTTATGGGATAATCTTTATTGGGGAATCTGCAAGTTTATTAAGAATATTGAGTTTAATAGTCTTGGTATTGGGTATATTGGGTCTCAAATTTTTTACCCCTCAAAAGAATTAAATCAGTCAATTTTAAAAATTAAAATGAGAGGATAAAATATATGGCTTGGGTATACTTGGTGATTGCAGGTTTATTTGAAGTTGTTTGGGCTGTTGCTTTAAAAAATGTTTATGGCTTTAGAAATATAAAAGCTTTATTGATTACAATTATTGGAATGATAATCAGTTTTGCTTTTCTTGGGTTGGCATTGAAACATCTCCCAATAGGTACAGCTTATGCAATTTGGACAGGGATTGGCGCGGTTGGAGTTGCTATTTATGGGATTATTTTCTATTCAGAAGTGTTAAATTTCAAAAGAATTTTCTGTTTGATCTTAGTTCTTGTTGGAATTTTTGGTCTTAAAGTTTTTAGCTAGTTCTGCTTCTTCAAATAATAAGCTTTTTCTTTTGTATACATTCTTTTTTGATAGATAAATAATATGAATATAATATTTATTGAGCAAAAAAAACTTAAAATAATGAGCATAACGAGCGATGAAAAATATTTTTCTAATAAATAGACCACTCCCCCTGCAAGTGGAGCTGAGATAAGGAGAATAGATGTGTTTGCTCCGAATATATTTCCAAGTTTTTCAGCAGGAATAAGTTTTACTCTTTCTATTCTAAAAAATATACCAAATAAAGAACTGCCTGTTATTAATAAGCCAAAAGCAAATGAAAAAAATATT is a genomic window containing:
- a CDS encoding Sec-independent protein translocase subunit TatA/TatB, which translates into the protein MFGFSGGEILLIAFIALILFGNDKLPENMKKLLKGLNQAKKVASDVQQSWHEVKTDVQRSINLDLEKEELLELTKPIEFDYNVNIADIPYYENPKDEIVSQDEIDEFHNSEQQSNENTNQQDIDITSEKFNDLQPSSALEYLKSNHFVGPRI
- a CDS encoding DnaJ C-terminal domain-containing protein; its protein translation is MKYYEILGLNKSASSDDIKKAYRKLAMQYHPDRNPGNKASEEKFKEMSEAYAVLSDPEKKRQYDMLGDTRFSQQQSSGFQEDIFKNMDFESIFKDMGFSGFGGMGGGRFGGFGNRTQNARSGRRGGMRAEPEDYSKYDLEHDLEIGFMDAYNGSERHVSFTLSNGERIDSRIKIPAGIDSGKKLRIRSHGQTAPDGHRGDLYLKVKVMPHPDFVRIDNDIEVPVSVPFSTLCLGGQIEVKTPQGIKNVKIRAGMQSGIKVRLKGLGFPLMNTSENADLYAILSVKVPSESEINQDLKEILEQLQKNGY
- a CDS encoding DMT family transporter; translation: MAWAYLVLAGLFEVVWAIHLKDVDGISATKPLVITLIGMIISFGFLSLALKKLPIGTAYAVWTGIGALGVAIYGIIFIGESASLLRILSLIVLVLGILGLKFFTPQKN
- a CDS encoding DMT family transporter, which gives rise to MAWVYLVIAGLFEVVWAVALKNVYGFRNIKALLITIIGMIISFAFLGLALKHLPIGTAYAIWTGIGAVGVAIYGIIFYSEVLNFKRIFCLILVLVGIFGLKVFS